Proteins co-encoded in one Calorimonas adulescens genomic window:
- the gmd gene encoding GDP-mannose 4,6-dehydratase, translating to MKKALITGITGQDGSYLAELLLNKGYQVHGIIRRASTFNTKRIDHLYKDPHNEDVRLFLHYGDLTDSSNLNRLIEKIEPDEIYNLAAQSHVKVSFEVPEYTAEVVGIGTLRLLDAIKETGIKTKFYQASTSELFGGLPETAPQNEKTPFYPKSPYAAAKLYAYWITVNYREAYNLFACNGILFNHESPRRGETFVTRKITMAVANIVKGKQDKLYLGNLNAMRDWGFAGDYVEAMWLMLQQDEPDDYVIATGETHSVREFCEKAFKCVDIDLVWEGTGIDEKGIDKKTGKVLIEVDPRYFRATEVDLLVGDSTKAREKLKWTPRVKFDELVYMMVESDLNTNIVHEECAFTNIIG from the coding sequence ATGAAAAAAGCTCTGATTACAGGTATTACAGGTCAAGATGGATCTTATTTAGCAGAATTACTTCTAAATAAAGGATATCAAGTTCATGGAATTATAAGAAGAGCAAGCACTTTTAATACAAAAAGGATTGATCATTTGTACAAAGATCCACATAATGAGGATGTGAGATTGTTTTTGCATTACGGTGATTTAACTGATTCAAGCAACCTCAATAGATTAATAGAAAAGATAGAACCTGACGAAATTTATAACCTTGCTGCACAGAGTCATGTCAAAGTATCATTTGAAGTACCTGAGTATACTGCCGAAGTAGTTGGAATAGGGACATTGAGGTTACTTGATGCAATAAAAGAAACGGGTATCAAAACAAAATTCTATCAAGCTTCAACAAGTGAATTATTTGGGGGGTTACCTGAAACGGCACCACAAAATGAAAAGACACCATTCTATCCAAAAAGTCCATATGCTGCGGCAAAATTATATGCATATTGGATAACTGTAAACTATCGTGAAGCATATAATTTATTTGCATGTAATGGTATATTGTTTAATCATGAATCCCCACGAAGGGGCGAAACATTTGTAACAAGAAAAATAACCATGGCAGTTGCCAATATTGTAAAAGGAAAACAGGACAAGCTTTATCTTGGAAATCTTAATGCAATGCGTGATTGGGGGTTTGCTGGTGACTATGTAGAGGCTATGTGGCTTATGCTACAGCAAGATGAACCAGATGATTATGTTATAGCAACAGGTGAAACGCATTCTGTGAGAGAATTTTGCGAAAAGGCTTTTAAATGTGTTGATATAGATCTTGTTTGGGAAGGTACTGGAATTGATGAAAAGGGGATTGATAAAAAAACTGGAAAAGTACTTATAGAGGTTGATCCAAGATATTTTAGAGCAACAGAAGTTGATTTATTGGTTGGTGATTCTACAAAAGCAAGAGAAAAACTTAAGTGGACACCAAGAGTAAAATTTGACGAATTAGTATATATGATGGTGGAAAGTGATCTTAATACTAATATAGTACATGAAGAATGTGCTTTTACAAATATAATCGGCTAA
- a CDS encoding glycosyltransferase family 4 protein, producing MAIFKADKLDVIFSISQPPVLGGLLGVLGKILRKSKFIYNIQDFNPEQIEAVNYSKNKFVINLMRRVDNFSCNKADKVVVVGRDIKETVVKRNKTFYIKKCEVINNWINEKEMYPLPKDSVLAKSFIEKNGLGDKFIIMYSGNIGLYYDLENIIKIVPYFHRYPEICFVFVGEGAKKKEVVEWCNRNNVTNVKFIPYQPKEEIIYSLNAADVYIVTNVKGIKGVSVPSKIYGVMAVGKSILGILEKRSEARNLIEDSNCGICVESGDYEEIKNKIEYLYNIFI from the coding sequence TTGGCTATTTTTAAAGCTGATAAACTGGATGTAATCTTTTCTATTTCACAGCCTCCGGTATTGGGAGGACTATTAGGAGTATTAGGAAAAATTTTAAGAAAATCTAAGTTTATATACAATATTCAGGATTTTAATCCAGAACAGATTGAAGCTGTTAATTACTCTAAAAATAAATTTGTTATAAATTTGATGAGAAGGGTTGATAATTTTTCATGCAATAAAGCGGATAAAGTTGTGGTAGTTGGAAGGGACATAAAAGAAACCGTTGTTAAGAGAAATAAAACATTTTATATTAAAAAATGTGAAGTAATAAATAACTGGATTAATGAAAAGGAAATGTATCCACTTCCTAAAGACAGTGTTTTGGCAAAATCATTTATTGAAAAGAATGGACTGGGAGATAAGTTTATAATCATGTATTCTGGAAATATTGGGTTGTATTATGATTTAGAAAATATAATCAAAATTGTTCCGTATTTTCATAGATATCCAGAAATATGTTTTGTGTTTGTGGGTGAAGGGGCAAAGAAAAAAGAGGTGGTTGAATGGTGTAATAGAAATAATGTGACTAATGTAAAGTTTATTCCTTATCAGCCTAAAGAGGAGATTATTTATTCGCTAAATGCTGCTGATGTATATATTGTTACTAATGTAAAAGGCATTAAAGGGGTTTCTGTACCCAGTAAAATTTATGGAGTTATGGCTGTGGGTAAATCAATATTGGGTATTCTTGAAAAAAGAAGTGAAGCAAGGAACTTAATAGAAGATAGTAATTGTGGTATATGTGTTGAGTCTGGGGATTACGAGGAAATAAAAAATAAAATAGAATATCTTTATAATATCTTTATTTAA
- a CDS encoding glycosyltransferase, whose amino-acid sequence MKNINILQINTKYSGGGAANIASSLHNFINENTEHQSVFLHGRGKSNDPNSYKISNDLDVYFSAFSMRFFGESKNLYFDKQIERFIANADIVHLHNLHGYYINYEKLINLIIKYQKPVVWTFHDVWPITGRCAIPTECTKWERGCRNCKYRYIYPKSYIDKSRKLWIKKKSIFSKLLSNKTVIVTPSKWLANELRKSYFKEFNIEIIPNGVRNSPYSGVDKKILREELNLPTDKKIILFVAADINDERKGIKYVLDIINEFDQDILFLSVGKEIRNVKTDKLKQMGYISDREILNKIYRSSNIYINTTLGETFSLTTAEALSNALPVVAFNVGPIPDLVDENCGILVEKGNSKELKNAINKLVYDEQLLRKFSLNALKKYEENYTLEKFAERYLNIYKKLIEKS is encoded by the coding sequence GTGAAAAATATTAATATTTTACAAATTAATACAAAATACTCTGGTGGTGGAGCTGCTAATATTGCCAGCAGTTTACATAATTTTATAAATGAAAATACCGAGCATCAATCAGTATTTTTGCATGGACGTGGGAAAAGTAATGATCCAAATAGCTATAAAATTAGCAACGATTTAGATGTGTATTTTTCGGCATTTTCAATGAGATTTTTTGGTGAATCGAAGAATTTATATTTCGATAAACAAATAGAAAGGTTTATTGCAAATGCTGATATTGTACATTTGCATAACCTGCATGGCTATTATATAAATTATGAAAAGTTAATTAATTTGATCATTAAGTATCAAAAGCCTGTTGTTTGGACTTTTCATGATGTGTGGCCTATAACTGGTAGATGTGCAATTCCAACAGAATGTACTAAGTGGGAAAGAGGTTGTAGAAATTGTAAATATAGATATATTTATCCAAAGAGTTATATTGATAAATCAAGAAAGCTATGGATTAAAAAGAAAAGTATATTTAGTAAACTTCTATCAAACAAGACTGTTATTGTTACACCTTCAAAATGGCTTGCAAATGAATTAAGAAAATCTTATTTTAAAGAATTTAATATTGAAATAATACCAAATGGTGTTAGAAATAGTCCATATAGCGGTGTTGATAAAAAAATTTTAAGAGAAGAGTTAAATTTACCTACAGATAAGAAAATAATTTTATTTGTAGCTGCCGATATTAATGACGAAAGAAAAGGTATAAAGTATGTTTTAGATATAATAAACGAATTTGATCAAGATATATTATTCCTATCAGTAGGGAAAGAAATACGAAATGTAAAAACTGACAAATTAAAGCAAATGGGATATATATCAGATAGAGAGATATTAAATAAAATCTATAGAAGTAGTAATATATATATTAATACAACTTTAGGAGAAACATTTTCTTTAACAACAGCAGAAGCACTCTCAAATGCTTTACCTGTAGTAGCATTTAATGTTGGACCGATTCCAGATTTAGTAGATGAGAACTGTGGGATTTTAGTTGAGAAAGGCAATAGTAAGGAATTAAAAAATGCAATAAATAAGTTAGTATATGATGAACAATTGTTAAGAAAATTTTCATTAAATGCTTTGAAAAAGTATGAAGAAAATTATACTTTAGAAAAATTTGCAGAGAGATATTTAAATATCTATAAAAAATTGATTGAAAAATCTTAA